The Bdellovibrio sp. ZAP7 DNA segment TGGTTCTAAGAACGTAGATATGTCGGTGTATGATAATTTCGTGCAGCAGGTGTCCACACGTCGTAAAGAAGAAGCTCATCAGAAAAAGCCTCTTCGCGAACAAGTGAACGATGAATTAAACGAAGCAGCTAAAAGCCCGTCTTCGCTGACAGAATAAAGTAAATTTCTCCGGTGCCATCCAGGTCACCGGCTGCAGAGGTGCCGGTCACGGCACCTTCAAAGAATATCGCTCTCCACTGAAATCCCAAAGCCGTTCTAAGATCAAAATAGCTGCTGATGGAATCCACGTCAGGAGTGTTATATCCCGCTTCGTTATCCCATTTCCAGTCTGTGAAAACAGTGGTGACTTTGCCGAACCCAATTCGCATCGAACGTTTCTTTGTGCCTTCCCAGTTACTTAAGTTGTCTAAAGTTACACGGTAAGTTCCAAAGTTTAAATGAAGTCCCAGGATGTTCCCGTTGCGAGCACCTTCTTTATAGTACGTGCTATAGGAATACATAATCACGGCATTCGACTCCTGGCTGAAATCGATTTTGATATCGGCATTGGCGCGAAGGTTGAAGTGATCATCACTGTTTTTAAAGTTCGTGTTTGAACCCCAAAGTCCCATTCGGAACTGAGGTCCAAAGTTAAACCAGAAGGAACCTTGCAAGGCGGGCGAGCCGTCTGATTGGTTCAACCCGTATTCAACGTATTGAGACAGCAGTGACACGTCACCGGTCATTTTAAAGGTTGGAGTGTTTTCCGCAGCCAAAGCCGCCGAATTCAGACCCATGAGTATAATGATAAAACTGATGTATCTTCGCATAGATAGTGGGTTTCATTGTGAACGAAGAAAGTACAAAATAAAAGAAAAGCCGTCGTGGAGCTAGACCAAAAGCCTAGGAACGGGGTATGAAAGCCCTATGAATTTAGAACTTCCTTTAGATGAGTACACGTATATCGCTTTCGACACTGAAACT contains these protein-coding regions:
- a CDS encoding TorF family putative porin produces the protein MRRYISFIIILMGLNSAALAAENTPTFKMTGDVSLLSQYVEYGLNQSDGSPALQGSFWFNFGPQFRMGLWGSNTNFKNSDDHFNLRANADIKIDFSQESNAVIMYSYSTYYKEGARNGNILGLHLNFGTYRVTLDNLSNWEGTKKRSMRIGFGKVTTVFTDWKWDNEAGYNTPDVDSISSYFDLRTALGFQWRAIFFEGAVTGTSAAGDLDGTGEIYFILSAKTGF